In Anseongella ginsenosidimutans, one genomic interval encodes:
- the lptE gene encoding LPS assembly lipoprotein LptE has protein sequence MKFIKNTCLLLLPLFFMYGCYSFSGASISPDMKTCSVLLFQSRAPLAPPSLSSQLTEALKQKIINQTALSLSNGGGDAVFEGTVTGFTVQPVALTGGETAELNRLNVSISVKYTNALDPKQSFESSFTRYRDFPAGQNLQTVQNGLIEEIMPELVDDIFNRAFVNW, from the coding sequence ATGAAATTTATAAAAAATACTTGTTTGCTACTGCTGCCGCTGTTCTTTATGTACGGCTGTTATTCCTTCAGCGGAGCTTCCATTTCTCCGGATATGAAGACGTGTTCGGTACTGCTTTTTCAAAGCCGGGCGCCTCTTGCACCTCCGTCCCTGAGTTCCCAGCTGACGGAAGCCCTGAAACAAAAGATCATTAACCAGACTGCCCTCAGTCTTAGCAACGGAGGCGGAGATGCTGTCTTTGAAGGGACGGTTACGGGATTTACAGTGCAGCCTGTGGCCCTTACCGGCGGGGAAACTGCCGAATTGAACCGGCTTAATGTTTCCATTTCCGTAAAATATACGAACGCGCTTGACCCTAAACAGAGTTTTGAGTCCAGCTTTACCAGGTACAGGGATTTCCCTGCCGGCCAGAATCTGCAGACCGTACAGAACGGGCTTATCGAAGAGATCATGCCGGAACTGGTGGACGATATTTT